A window of the Isosphaera pallida ATCC 43644 genome harbors these coding sequences:
- a CDS encoding vitamin B12-dependent ribonucleotide reductase, which produces MATVGERTPTAPTQDAIRSTTARKGLTVPRVFSDEGISPFDQVEWDIRTAEIKDDRGQPLFTQTDCEFPKFWSQLSTNVVASKYFYGENGTAERERSVRQLIHRVTRTIADWGIADGYFATKEDGERFYDELTALCLFQYGSFNSPVWFNVGLYHQYGIAGSSTNWRWDEETRTVVQTNTAYEFPQGSACFIQSVQDDMADIMRLATSEAMLFKYGSGTGTDLSTLRSSKEKLAGGGRPSGPVSFMKVYDAIASVVKSGGKTRRAAKMQTLKVWHPDIVEFIECKVKEERKAHALIRQGYDANFNGEAYSSVMFQNANLSVRATDAFLRAVEEDGEWVTYAVTTGKPMGVYRARDLMERIAQSAWQCGDPGMQYEDTIQRWHTCPNTAPINSSNPCSEYMFIDDSACNLASINLMKFRREDGTFDVERFRAACRIYLTAQEILVDHVSYPTDRIALNSHRFRPLGLGYANLGSLIMASGRAYDSEAGRALAAGITAVMHGEANLTSARIAAHLGPFEGFAVNREPMLKVMEMHRDAVERIDPTLCPANVLEAARAVWKECLEMGREHGFRNSQVTVIAPTGTISFMMDCDTTGIEPDIALVKYKNLAGGGMLKIVNRTVPLALKTLGYDDEEIKRVLAHVDAHDTVEGAPDLKPEHLDVFDCAFKPSGGQRSIPYLGHIKMMAAVQPFLSGAISKTVNMPRESTVEDVMGAYLTSWKLGLKAIAIYRDGSKESQPLTTSRETSHNHKEEKGKEQGLDTVSPKDHETDRTLAENSTVVAPPKPTVGEASHQVSPSSPPPTVASAPGGALGPRRERLPETRRSLTHKFDIQGHEGYITVGFYDDGRPGELFITMAKEGSTIGGLMDVLGTAISIGLQYGVPLEVFVNKFAHSRFEPSGFTRNPEIPIAKSITDYIFRWLGMQFIPGYREANTPKRDEPVPTDLHAPKSISGAALEPPVAQGWPVAPSPSDPWVRAEPSSASMVKTSGHRTPIAEDAILAPRFFLMDMALQRRQFAQFQSDAPSCDVCGALTVRCGTCYRCFNCGNSMGCG; this is translated from the coding sequence ATGGCAACGGTAGGCGAGCGCACGCCCACGGCCCCAACCCAGGATGCGATTCGTTCGACGACGGCCCGTAAGGGATTGACCGTGCCGCGCGTCTTCAGCGACGAGGGGATCAGTCCCTTCGATCAGGTCGAGTGGGACATCCGCACCGCCGAGATCAAGGATGATCGTGGTCAGCCGCTTTTCACTCAAACCGACTGCGAGTTTCCCAAGTTCTGGAGCCAACTCTCCACCAACGTCGTGGCCAGCAAGTATTTCTATGGTGAGAACGGCACGGCGGAGCGAGAACGCAGCGTCCGTCAGCTGATCCATCGCGTCACCCGGACCATTGCCGACTGGGGGATCGCTGACGGCTACTTCGCGACCAAAGAGGATGGCGAGCGGTTCTACGACGAGTTGACCGCGCTTTGCTTGTTCCAGTACGGGTCGTTCAACTCGCCAGTCTGGTTCAACGTGGGTCTATACCACCAGTACGGCATCGCCGGGTCGTCTACCAACTGGCGTTGGGACGAAGAGACCCGCACGGTCGTCCAGACCAACACCGCCTACGAGTTCCCCCAGGGCTCGGCTTGCTTCATCCAGAGCGTCCAGGACGACATGGCCGATATCATGCGTCTGGCGACCTCCGAGGCGATGCTATTCAAGTATGGCTCAGGAACCGGCACCGACCTTTCGACCCTGCGTTCCTCGAAGGAGAAGCTGGCCGGCGGCGGCCGCCCTTCCGGCCCGGTAAGCTTCATGAAGGTTTACGACGCGATTGCCTCGGTGGTCAAGTCGGGCGGCAAAACCCGCCGGGCTGCCAAAATGCAAACCCTCAAGGTTTGGCACCCCGACATTGTGGAATTCATCGAGTGCAAGGTCAAGGAAGAGCGCAAAGCCCACGCCTTGATCCGCCAGGGCTACGACGCCAACTTCAATGGCGAGGCCTATTCGTCGGTGATGTTCCAGAACGCCAACCTCAGCGTCCGCGCCACCGATGCCTTCCTCAGGGCTGTCGAAGAGGATGGCGAATGGGTCACCTACGCCGTCACCACCGGCAAGCCAATGGGGGTTTACCGAGCCCGCGACCTGATGGAGCGGATCGCCCAAAGCGCTTGGCAGTGCGGCGATCCGGGGATGCAGTACGAGGACACCATCCAACGCTGGCACACATGCCCCAACACCGCGCCGATCAACTCGTCGAATCCGTGCTCGGAATACATGTTCATTGACGATTCGGCGTGCAATCTCGCGTCGATCAACCTGATGAAGTTCCGCCGAGAGGATGGCACATTCGACGTGGAACGGTTCCGGGCCGCCTGCCGCATCTACCTGACGGCCCAGGAGATTTTGGTCGATCACGTCAGTTACCCGACCGATCGGATCGCCTTGAACTCGCATCGCTTCCGTCCCCTGGGTTTGGGCTATGCCAACCTGGGCAGCCTGATCATGGCCAGTGGTCGGGCTTACGACTCGGAGGCCGGTCGGGCTCTGGCGGCGGGTATCACGGCGGTGATGCACGGCGAGGCCAACCTCACCAGCGCCCGGATTGCGGCCCACCTAGGACCGTTCGAGGGATTCGCGGTCAACCGCGAACCCATGCTCAAAGTCATGGAAATGCACCGCGACGCGGTTGAACGGATCGACCCGACCCTTTGTCCCGCCAATGTGCTGGAGGCCGCCCGCGCCGTCTGGAAGGAATGCCTGGAGATGGGTCGGGAGCATGGCTTCCGCAACTCGCAAGTGACCGTCATCGCTCCCACCGGGACCATCTCGTTCATGATGGATTGCGACACCACCGGGATTGAACCGGACATCGCGCTGGTTAAATACAAGAACCTCGCCGGTGGCGGCATGCTCAAAATTGTCAACCGCACGGTCCCCCTGGCGTTGAAGACGCTCGGGTACGACGATGAAGAGATCAAACGGGTGCTGGCCCACGTGGACGCCCACGACACCGTGGAGGGAGCGCCGGACCTCAAGCCCGAACACCTCGATGTGTTCGACTGCGCCTTCAAGCCGTCGGGCGGCCAGCGAAGCATTCCGTATCTTGGTCATATCAAGATGATGGCCGCCGTTCAGCCGTTTCTCTCAGGCGCGATTTCCAAGACGGTCAACATGCCCCGCGAGTCGACCGTGGAGGATGTGATGGGGGCCTACTTGACCAGCTGGAAGCTTGGTCTCAAGGCGATCGCCATTTACCGGGACGGCTCCAAGGAGAGTCAGCCACTCACCACCTCCAGAGAGACCTCTCACAATCACAAAGAGGAGAAGGGCAAGGAGCAGGGGTTGGACACGGTCTCCCCAAAGGACCACGAGACCGATCGGACGCTCGCCGAGAATTCAACAGTCGTCGCTCCACCCAAGCCCACGGTTGGCGAAGCGTCCCACCAGGTTTCGCCATCCTCCCCGCCTCCCACTGTCGCGTCCGCTCCGGGGGGGGCTCTGGGTCCGCGTCGTGAACGCCTTCCTGAAACCCGGCGTAGCCTGACCCACAAGTTTGACATTCAAGGCCACGAGGGTTACATCACCGTCGGTTTTTACGACGATGGACGACCCGGCGAGCTGTTCATCACGATGGCCAAGGAGGGATCGACCATCGGCGGCTTGATGGATGTGTTGGGAACCGCGATCTCAATCGGTCTGCAATACGGCGTGCCTCTGGAGGTTTTCGTCAACAAGTTCGCCCATAGTCGGTTCGAGCCTTCCGGGTTCACCCGCAACCCCGAGATTCCCATCGCCAAGAGCATCACCGACTATATCTTCCGCTGGCTTGGGATGCAGTTTATCCCGGGCTATCGCGAAGCCAACACGCCAAAACGCGACGAGCCGGTCCCGACCGACCTCCATGCTCCCAAGTCGATTTCAGGCGCGGCGCTGGAGCCCCCCGTGGCCCAAGGTTGGCCTGTGGCACCGTCGCCGTCCGACCCCTGGGTTCGCGCGGAGCCGTCCAGCGCATCGATGGTTAAAACCAGCGGTCACCGCACGCCAATCGCTGAGGACGCGATCCTCGCTCCACGCTTCTTTTTGATGGACATGGCGCTCCAGCGTCGCCAGTTCGCCCAGTTCCAAAGCGACGCGCCCTCGTGCGACGTGTGCGGTGCGCTCACGGTTCGCTGCGGAACCTGCTATCGCTGCTTCAACTGTGGCAATAGCATGGGGTGCGGTTGA
- the rplU gene encoding 50S ribosomal protein L21, producing MYAIFEDGSHQFRVREGDEIIVDHRAAEADDEVTFSKVLLIAGESGPLIGAPVLEGAHVTGKVIKTVRSKKIIIQKFRRRKNYRRRTGHRQRYTKVLITGIVAPTS from the coding sequence ATGTACGCGATTTTTGAGGATGGCAGCCACCAATTCCGGGTCCGCGAGGGGGACGAGATCATCGTGGATCATCGTGCCGCCGAGGCCGACGATGAGGTGACCTTCTCCAAGGTCCTGTTAATCGCCGGCGAGTCAGGCCCGTTGATTGGTGCTCCGGTGCTGGAAGGCGCGCATGTCACCGGTAAGGTAATCAAAACCGTGCGCAGCAAGAAAATCATCATTCAGAAGTTTCGCCGGCGAAAGAACTACCGGCGACGGACCGGTCATCGTCAGCGGTACACCAAGGTGTTGATCACCGGGATCGTCGCCCCGACCTCGTGA
- the rpsB gene encoding 30S ribosomal protein S2, which yields MSTLAVKDLVEAGVHFGSRARRWNPKMKPYIYTKRNLIHIIDLKETVRGLLRASKYFHRIAAQNGLILFVGTKRQAADILVEECTRCGMPYVTERWLGGTLTNFRTIRSRLERLEELEAILDGEQAATYSKKMISTLTRERRKIERNLSGIRHMTRLPEALFVVDPNREHNAVVEARKLGIKVVALLDTDCDPDLIDLPIPGNDDSMRSIELIVRRLTDSILEGRLSAPAEPDPASRGERAPRGERGPRGERRAPRGERGAPPPSATEPVAPTAETNAAPESDATAESDTPPADGPPADGLTPEPSA from the coding sequence GTGTCCACGTTGGCGGTCAAGGACTTGGTTGAAGCTGGGGTCCACTTCGGTTCCCGCGCGCGGCGCTGGAACCCCAAGATGAAGCCGTATATCTACACCAAACGCAACCTGATCCACATCATCGACCTGAAGGAGACGGTGCGAGGTCTGTTGCGGGCCAGCAAATATTTCCACCGGATCGCCGCTCAAAATGGTCTGATCCTGTTCGTGGGAACCAAGCGTCAAGCCGCCGACATCCTGGTTGAGGAGTGTACCCGCTGCGGGATGCCGTATGTGACCGAACGTTGGTTGGGCGGCACCCTCACCAACTTTCGCACCATCCGCAGCCGCTTGGAACGCCTGGAAGAGCTCGAGGCCATCCTGGACGGCGAACAAGCCGCCACCTACTCCAAGAAGATGATCTCTACCCTCACCCGCGAACGCCGCAAGATCGAACGCAACCTCTCGGGCATCCGCCACATGACCCGCTTGCCCGAAGCGCTGTTCGTGGTGGACCCCAACCGGGAACACAACGCCGTCGTCGAAGCGCGCAAACTCGGCATCAAGGTCGTCGCGCTGTTGGACACTGACTGCGACCCTGACCTGATCGACCTGCCGATTCCCGGCAACGACGACAGCATGAGGTCGATCGAACTTATCGTGCGACGGTTGACCGACTCCATCTTGGAAGGACGCCTCAGCGCCCCCGCCGAACCCGATCCCGCTAGCCGCGGCGAACGCGCTCCCCGGGGCGAACGTGGTCCCCGCGGCGAACGCCGCGCGCCGCGCGGCGAGCGGGGCGCGCCCCCGCCGTCCGCCACCGAGCCCGTCGCTCCCACCGCCGAAACCAACGCCGCCCCCGAATCTGACGCCACCGCGGAGTCCGACACTCCCCCCGCAGACGGCCCCCCCGCGGACGGCCTGACGCCCGAACCCAGCGCCTGA
- the tsf gene encoding translation elongation factor Ts — MSEISAKVVNEFRKVTGLGLMKCKELLAQAGGDMEKALTLAKEQGVKDAGKRAGRATSMGRLEFASTQDGRAGALVEVNCETDFVARNDEFKAFAQDLAAHVLAHAPTGATDEERVAALMSQPFRDGRTVAEEVTAVNARTGENVSVSRVCRFAVATGGRVECYIHHDFKSGALVQLDVDQVEAGSHEEVQHFAKDLALHITACAPIAVSRDQIPPEVIAEQKRIFMAQLADKPEAMREKIAEGKLQAWYAEGVLLDQDFIKDMDKEKKRKVREALADLSKTIGANVTIGGFVRYVVGESQKPAPATE; from the coding sequence ATGTCCGAGATTTCGGCGAAAGTCGTCAACGAATTCCGTAAAGTGACCGGCCTGGGGCTGATGAAGTGCAAGGAGCTGTTGGCTCAAGCCGGCGGTGATATGGAGAAAGCGCTCACGCTCGCCAAGGAGCAAGGGGTCAAGGATGCCGGCAAGCGAGCCGGGCGGGCCACCTCGATGGGTCGCCTGGAATTCGCCTCCACCCAAGACGGCCGCGCCGGCGCGCTGGTGGAGGTCAACTGCGAAACCGACTTCGTGGCCCGCAACGATGAATTCAAGGCGTTCGCCCAGGATCTGGCCGCGCATGTGCTGGCCCACGCCCCCACCGGAGCCACCGACGAGGAACGAGTCGCCGCCCTGATGAGCCAGCCGTTCCGCGACGGCCGCACTGTGGCCGAAGAGGTCACCGCCGTCAACGCCCGCACCGGCGAGAACGTCTCGGTCTCGCGGGTTTGTCGGTTCGCCGTGGCGACCGGTGGTCGGGTCGAATGCTACATCCATCACGACTTCAAGTCGGGGGCCCTCGTCCAGCTTGACGTGGACCAGGTCGAGGCGGGCAGCCATGAAGAAGTCCAGCACTTCGCCAAGGATCTCGCCCTTCACATCACCGCCTGCGCCCCGATCGCCGTCAGCCGCGATCAAATCCCCCCCGAGGTGATCGCCGAGCAAAAACGAATCTTCATGGCCCAGCTCGCCGACAAGCCCGAGGCGATGCGCGAGAAAATCGCCGAAGGCAAGCTCCAAGCCTGGTACGCCGAAGGGGTTCTGCTCGACCAGGACTTTATCAAGGACATGGACAAGGAAAAGAAGCGCAAGGTCCGCGAAGCTCTGGCCGATCTGAGCAAAACCATCGGTGCCAATGTTACCATTGGGGGATTCGTCCGCTACGTCGTTGGTGAATCGCAGAAACCAGCCCCGGCCACCGAGTGA
- the pyrH gene encoding UMP kinase: MDAPAPTSPPTPVFRRVLLKLSGESFCKPGEGGLSEEEISRIARQTAQVARLGVSLAIVVGGGNILRGATLRGSKVIRETTAHYMGMTATMINGLALQDALEGQSIPTRLMTTIRMDECAEPFIRRRALSHLENGRVVILVTGTGSPYVTTDTAAALRGKELEVEVILKATKVDGVYSAPPEKNPHAIRYDHLTFEQVMQDQLKIMDMTAIGMCLENKLPILVFDFKKEGNMMRAILGEPIGTWVGSHPRPTARTAHATGS; the protein is encoded by the coding sequence ATGGATGCCCCCGCACCAACGTCACCACCCACTCCGGTATTCCGCCGGGTGTTGCTCAAACTCTCGGGCGAGAGCTTCTGTAAGCCGGGCGAAGGTGGTTTGAGCGAGGAGGAAATCAGCCGGATCGCCCGTCAAACCGCCCAGGTGGCTCGGCTGGGAGTCAGTCTGGCGATTGTCGTCGGCGGCGGCAATATCCTCCGAGGTGCAACACTGCGCGGCTCGAAAGTGATCCGCGAAACCACTGCCCACTACATGGGAATGACCGCCACCATGATCAACGGCCTCGCGCTCCAGGACGCGCTAGAGGGTCAATCCATCCCCACCCGCTTGATGACCACCATTCGCATGGATGAATGCGCCGAGCCATTCATCCGACGCCGGGCGCTCAGTCATCTGGAGAATGGTCGGGTGGTCATCCTGGTGACCGGCACGGGCAGCCCCTATGTCACCACCGACACCGCCGCGGCGCTCCGGGGCAAGGAGTTGGAGGTGGAAGTCATCCTCAAAGCCACCAAGGTCGATGGGGTCTACTCCGCGCCACCGGAGAAGAATCCGCACGCCATCCGCTATGATCATCTCACCTTCGAGCAGGTGATGCAGGATCAGTTGAAAATCATGGACATGACGGCGATCGGTATGTGTCTGGAAAACAAGCTGCCGATCCTGGTGTTCGACTTCAAAAAGGAAGGCAATATGATGCGGGCCATTCTGGGTGAGCCAATCGGCACCTGGGTTGGCTCCCATCCCCGGCCAACCGCGCGAACCGCCCATGCGACGGGTTCTTAA
- the frr gene encoding ribosome recycling factor: MTYDDILLDAEERMEKSVSLLSEQLKGVRTGRATTGLVDSIRVEYYGNSTPLKQLANLSTPEPQQILIRPFDQQILGDIIKAIQASELGLNPVSDNKVIRINVPSLSVEQRKKLVARVKDLAEEARVSIRSIRRDANKHADQSMTDKILTEDDCAKCKEEIQNLTKKYEGKVNELADKKSAEILED, encoded by the coding sequence ATGACCTACGACGACATCCTCCTCGACGCCGAGGAACGCATGGAGAAATCGGTCTCCCTCTTGAGCGAGCAACTCAAGGGAGTCCGCACTGGACGAGCCACCACGGGTCTAGTGGATTCGATCCGGGTGGAATACTACGGCAACTCCACCCCGCTCAAGCAACTGGCCAACCTCAGCACGCCTGAACCTCAACAAATCCTAATTCGTCCTTTTGACCAACAAATCCTCGGCGACATCATCAAAGCCATCCAGGCGTCGGAACTGGGACTCAACCCGGTTTCCGACAACAAAGTCATTCGAATCAACGTCCCTTCGCTCTCGGTCGAGCAACGTAAAAAGCTGGTGGCGCGGGTCAAAGACCTAGCCGAAGAAGCCCGAGTTTCAATCCGCTCCATCCGCCGCGACGCCAACAAACACGCCGACCAATCCATGACCGACAAGATCCTCACCGAAGATGACTGTGCCAAGTGCAAAGAGGAAATCCAAAACCTGACCAAAAAGTACGAAGGGAAGGTCAACGAACTGGCTGACAAGAAATCGGCTGAGATTCTCGAGGACTGA
- a CDS encoding molybdopterin-dependent oxidoreductase, which yields MKIPSRHDLLRQVLLTVSGIVAVTLALAAGKAEGVVWAAAPQAKEEPPATTTIRLQVRGEVATPLDLDAQAWAKLPRHSVEAIDRDGTSGRYEGVALGELLKRAGVPHGETLKGSAMSLCVVVEASDAYRAVFALPELDELFTDRIILVADRKDGEPLVAPAGPLRIVVPGEKRQARWVREVIAIHVVKVEIPE from the coding sequence ATGAAGATCCCAAGCCGACACGATCTATTGCGACAGGTCTTGCTAACCGTGTCTGGGATTGTCGCGGTGACGTTGGCGTTGGCGGCAGGGAAAGCCGAAGGAGTGGTCTGGGCCGCGGCTCCCCAAGCCAAAGAGGAGCCGCCGGCGACCACGACGATTCGACTCCAAGTCAGGGGGGAAGTCGCCACTCCGTTGGATCTCGACGCCCAAGCCTGGGCGAAGTTGCCGCGCCACTCGGTCGAGGCGATCGACCGCGATGGAACCTCGGGACGCTACGAAGGGGTCGCCCTAGGCGAGTTGCTCAAACGGGCTGGGGTGCCCCACGGTGAAACCCTCAAAGGTTCGGCGATGAGCTTATGCGTGGTGGTCGAAGCATCCGACGCCTACCGCGCGGTCTTCGCACTGCCAGAATTGGACGAACTCTTCACGGATCGTATCATCTTGGTAGCGGATCGCAAAGATGGCGAGCCACTGGTCGCGCCGGCTGGACCGCTGCGAATCGTGGTCCCCGGCGAAAAACGCCAAGCCCGTTGGGTCCGCGAGGTGATCGCCATTCATGTCGTCAAAGTTGAGATTCCCGAGTGA
- a CDS encoding DUF1559 domain-containing protein, with the protein MSRRPRHGVHEGFTLIELLVVIAIIAVLVALLLPAVQAAREAARRAECLNKLKQLALAAHNYESSMGVFPPGQIKLTFPTMPRFRGFTLFVNMLPYLDQQPLYNRWNFADPLSNAEGRTANTSTILNIFLCQSDVIPTNPVSNSTRWYAIASYGGNGGSRSHPPNALSSDGIFHAVGPAAPGFSQVRVAEVTDGLSNTLLFGERNHVDPNYDTFFSIGWVIEPMWQWGWWAASGGNFALSDVTMSTHGPINFRLGFNNANRPSNINSAADFAPFDALRVCAFGSQHPGGANFALADGSGRFLKDSIASSVLRALGTRSGAEVVSGDAW; encoded by the coding sequence ATGAGTCGAAGACCGCGTCACGGCGTCCACGAGGGTTTCACGTTGATCGAACTGTTGGTGGTGATCGCCATCATCGCCGTGTTGGTCGCCCTGCTGTTGCCGGCGGTTCAGGCCGCGCGTGAGGCAGCGCGTCGGGCGGAATGTCTCAACAAGCTCAAACAACTCGCGCTGGCCGCCCACAACTACGAATCGTCGATGGGGGTCTTTCCACCGGGTCAAATCAAACTGACGTTTCCCACCATGCCCCGATTCCGCGGCTTCACTCTGTTCGTCAACATGTTGCCCTACTTGGACCAACAACCGCTCTACAACCGTTGGAACTTTGCCGACCCTCTGTCCAACGCCGAAGGGCGGACCGCCAACACGTCCACCATTCTAAATATCTTTCTTTGTCAATCTGACGTGATCCCCACCAACCCAGTCTCCAACTCGACCCGTTGGTACGCCATCGCTAGCTACGGCGGCAACGGCGGCTCTCGATCCCACCCGCCTAACGCGCTGAGTTCCGACGGCATCTTCCACGCGGTAGGGCCGGCCGCGCCCGGGTTCTCGCAGGTGCGTGTCGCGGAGGTCACCGACGGTCTCTCCAACACCCTGCTTTTTGGTGAACGCAACCACGTCGATCCCAACTATGACACGTTTTTCTCTATTGGTTGGGTGATCGAGCCGATGTGGCAATGGGGTTGGTGGGCCGCCTCGGGTGGCAATTTCGCTCTTTCCGATGTGACGATGAGTACACATGGACCGATCAACTTTCGCCTAGGATTCAACAATGCCAACCGACCCAGCAACATCAATTCGGCCGCTGACTTTGCGCCGTTCGACGCGCTTCGGGTCTGTGCCTTTGGCAGTCAGCATCCTGGCGGAGCCAACTTCGCCCTGGCCGACGGGTCGGGGCGGTTCCTGAAGGACTCGATCGCCTCTTCGGTCCTCCGCGCGCTCGGAACACGTTCGGGTGCGGAGGTGGTCTCGGGTGACGCTTGGTGA